The segment GCAGGTGAGCGGACCTCACGAGATGAGCTTCACTCCGGCCGACTCCGGCACAGTGAGCATCGTCGTGAAGAACGACTGACTCGAGGAGGTCATGGTTCTGGAGCCCGGGGTGCAGGTCGCGGGCGGGACTTCCGTCTCACGCACCTGGGATCTGGAGGACGGTGACGGAGAACCCGTCGAAGACGGCCTCTACTTCGTCGAGGCCTCCCTCGACTCCGCCGTGTTCTCCACCATCCTGCTGGAGGTGTCGAGATGATCGCCATCCTGGCGGCGGCGGCACTGCTGGCGCAGCCTTCGGGCCCCGGCGACGGCTTCGATCCCGGGTTCAAGATCGGCTTCGGCTTCGGGTTCGGCTTCCCCTCGATGTCCGACGAGGACCTCTTCGCGGAGGAGATGGAGGCCGCGGGGATACCCTTCGAGACCGACGAGGTCGTGACGTCGGGAATCGTCGACCTCACGTTCGACGCCTCCAGCCGGTTCAAGGTGCGCGGCGGGCTGGGCTTCGGGAGCTTCGACGGGGCCTACAGCGAGGAGTACAGCTCGATGGACGACGTCTGGCTGGCCCTCCTGACCCTGGGATTCAGCAGCCTGTTCGACTCCGACGAGGAGGTCATCGACCTTGCCGACAGCTATGTCGAGATAGAGACCGAGGGCTACTACGTGATCTCGCGGAGTTCGGGCGCGTCGTTCTCGGCAGGCGGCGGGCCGGTGTTCACCTTCGTCAACCGCTCGCTCGAGTCTCCCCTCACTTTGTCGGAGAGGTCGGGATCGGCGATGGGCTTCATGGGTTCTCTCAGGGTGGAGCAGGAGGGAGGCGGCAAATTCATCGGTCTGCCGCTGCGCCTGTTCGCCCAGGGCGGATACAGGCGGTCCTGCGTGGCGCTCGACGGGGCGGAGGATTTCGAACTCGACTTCTCCGGGCCCTATCTGAGGGCGGAGCTGGCGCTGCAGTTCAGGTAGCCAGGCGGCACGCACCCATCGCACGGCAGTCCGTGGAAGACCGCCGGAGCCCCGGGTGATCAGCCCTCGAGAAGAGCGACGATCCTCTCGATGACGGCTTTCTTCTCCGCGTCGGATCTCGACGCCCATGCGGACGCGATGACGCCCGGCAGCACGGTCGCCCCCGCCGTGGCGAGCATGCGCGACAGGGCGGAGATCCCCTGGCTTCCTCCCAGCAGCTTCCATCTGAAGCCCATCGTGACGAACGGGAGCGCCTTCATCCCCTTCATGTCCCCCAGCCCCGAGGCGAAGGCCAGGGCGACCGGCGACATCCCGAACGCCCAGATCGGGCCTCCGACAAGCATGGCATCGAACCCCTGGCAGTCGGGGGTGCTCTTCAGCCTGACGTCATTCTGATGAGGCTGTACGTCACCCTCGGGTTCGAGCGGCAGCACTGCCGCCTCGTGGCCCCTCTCCCGCAGTCTGCCGGCGGCGGCTTCCGCCAGGGCGAGAGTGACGCCGGATTTCGAGTGAACTGCAATACCGATCTTCATCTCAACCCTCCCCGGCGATGCCTCGGCGATCCTCCGTCTGTCGCGCCCCGATCCGGTCGATGACCACCCGCACCTCGTCTCCGGGGCCTTTCCCGAGCTTCCTCCTGATATCCTTCACCACCGGGAGCAGGTGGCAGGGCAGACCCATGCGGATCAGGCGGCCCCTGTACGGGATCCCGTCGATCGTAGCCATGACTTCCGGCCGTCTGGAGCCGTATTCCGCCTCCGCGTCGAAGGGGATTCTCACGAAGGCGCCGCCCCCGCCTGCATCCTCGATGGCCGCCATGAACACCCTCGCCATGACCGACTCCTACCGTATCGAGAACTCGAGGTCGGTATCGTAGCAGCGCACGTAGAGGCGGTCGTCCTCGACGAAGATGTACTCGGGGGCCGAGGGGACCGGTATCCTCTCGACGGTGTTCCCGGTGTGCCGGTCGAGGATGTAGAGATAGTCGTCCTCGCCTGTGAAGCCGTACCCCGTGATGATGCCGTCGCGAAGCACGACGAAGTTCTCGGAGTTGCTCACCAGCGGTTCGCTCCTCCAGAGCACCTCGAGAGTCACCGGGTCGATCGCGGTGACGAAGCCGTTGAGCCCGCCCGAGCTCTCGGCGTACGTCCTGTGGGCGTTCGAGACGTAGAGCGTCCCGTCTTCCACATCGGCCCACCTGAGCTGCTGGAACGTGAACGGCATGTCCTCCTCGAGGTCGGCCGGGCCGTGTGCGTAGGTCAGGAAGTCGAGGACTGCCGAGGGTTCGGGGTCGACCGGATCGAGGTAGAGCGCGAGGAGCCTCGGGCAGAGCACCACGCCGTACCTGTTCGGCGGGTCGCCGTACATCGCCAGATCCGCCTCGTCTCCGTAGATGAACTGGTAGATGTCGAACTCGTCGTTCCCGGGGACACGGAGGAAGCCCGGAACTCCGTTCGGAAGCCGCTCGCCCCTGATGGCGTCGTTGTTCCCGCCCCCGTGGAACGTCACCGAGGGCCAGTCTTCGAAGCGGTCGAACCAGTCTTCGTAGTCGGAGCCGCCGTTGGGCGTGCTCTCGACGAGCAGAAGGTCGGGGATGTCATAGGTTCCGCACCATGCCGGGGCGAACTGCGCCTCGAACGGCGGCTCTGCGAGCGGCACGGGCAGGACGTCGAAGGAGCCGGTGAAGGAAAGTGCGAGAAGGACTGAGAACACCATCGACGCCACCTCCGCTGTTATACCGCCGCCACCGTCCTGAACGGACGACGCCCCCCGGCGGACAGGATAATATGCTTACATGGAGAGAGGCAGCATCGTTCCCCGGGCTGCAGTCAACCCGTTCGGTGCCGATTCATGAAGGAAATGATGGAAAGAGGCTGGTGGTCTGCCGACAGGGCCTCAGACGGCGGCCTCCGCCTTTTCGGCCGGCTGGTCGCAGCAGTACAGCTGCCTCATCACTGATCGCACCTGTTCGTAGATGTCGTGGCGCACCCATCCCTGCCGGGCCTCGACGGCCGTCTTGAAGTCGTCGTAGTCGATCTCGCGCAGGATCTTCTCGAAGGACTTCGCCAGCTCGGCCTCGGGCACCCTGAACCTGTACCTGTAGTCGGCCCTCTCCTGCTCGAACACCGGTGAGGCCCCGGGCAGGTAGCCGCTGCGGAACGCCTCCAGGTCGGCCCTGACCCTTCCCCGGACCGTCAGCATGCCGTCCCGGGCGTCGCCATCCCTCCTGACCACGCTGAAGAAGCCGAAACAAGTCGCGAGCCACATGTCAGACCTTCCCTGCTGTGACCTGTTCGAGAGCCATCGCTTCCTTCCGTTCGCCCCGGTCTCTCGGCCCGGGACGGAATCCACGGCACAAGGGGGAGCAGGGGGGGTGCCATGTCGCGGATTCGGTACGATACGCAGTTAATATGTCGATCTGGATGCCTTCATCTCTGGAGACCATGAAGA is part of the Candidatus Fermentibacter sp. genome and harbors:
- a CDS encoding DUF1905 domain-containing protein, with protein sequence MARVFMAAIEDAGGGGAFVRIPFDAEAEYGSRRPEVMATIDGIPYRGRLIRMGLPCHLLPVVKDIRRKLGKGPGDEVRVVIDRIGARQTEDRRGIAGEG